One region of Bactrocera neohumeralis isolate Rockhampton chromosome 5, APGP_CSIRO_Bneo_wtdbg2-racon-allhic-juicebox.fasta_v2, whole genome shotgun sequence genomic DNA includes:
- the LOC126760411 gene encoding supporter of activation of yellow protein isoform X1 codes for MNVTNNQAPEDSQIPQNNSYAASRRINHNQNSALAHVQASNQSAEEDQEQIVTSTSCETHISATGHLPRLEALITSPARITSSTGNDCSSSPQRVLSTTCSSSSSGGSGSGRQSTHNRGDITTDASSEDESQSPHQSTQSSFIGRSLVKPGARAVQAFVRAIPTALDSVMPTTSAAAATRSAGARSVDTELMRAVYSASSNNNNKISISNISNGCLEHRNGDSDNTNMVAREQSTTTVASSGDTNAVGHATSVATGSGQGQTMQTEHNTETHKIILKLPKSNATSVNTRSSESHSNTDTLSGCDGIAGYSGAESARKVEPLKINLHAHNSSSSTNIVPKITIKPIVKKHNDVASSDCSSSAEDEAVIETCSARVGAQIPKLTIKGSTVVGGCSDEPHIVPKLTIRSANDSSDSSVVPKLTIKMSDSQSNLHNNSSISQLSPATSGVHSAVTAKSLTDHSPPPLPKLTIKTSLDGTSESIMSTISPASSSSSSSSTSSSTGLPSLSSGTASCSVSNATACSVPKLTIKALPPKHEELVPKLTIKTSAAGACVRTSAANAPTDTNTEVIEAGSCSSKIPKLTIKTGQEHAVIITQHNDTSNAQVIPKLTIKTKSLDAEESLSDLSEDPAPPPEKIPKITIKTHEPAPEATTPKFCIKTMQQQTEAEHTHSIPKLTISMANLEGGSAPQSPKQSPLVVRQLSSSSRMPESPERLPKLMISRQDTKGGNCDASVEKVVPKLTIKTNSQDGGGNECKEKIPKLTIKSIPNVEQQSSEESDECMSGESSPPLSSAEDAATNKVVPKLTIKNLSSPTLRMKAVLEDKTQRNVSKKCGKSSELKNIAVADINATAGCGVTQRSLDTQPSRENIAHEQLVNGFESSSSQEFCGFNNDNTAFAEEDIQEPRRNSDDMDIDEGLQNHDPQVFNNIFHVSNGDSLRMDNTEETELMQPPMSGDDLSNVVDTVDLTSSPSPGSSPAHFTYTDADPQVNDAQQPPQATILMERLQREMSVIQTAPPLDNRLLLNQLNSPLNASKYGAPPPLQPKPSQTQQHVHQQQSQVQKQPHLPQQISNSMKYPQLTERLMANGARVHQNSNIMHTVGNAAAPMNNTALTNQLAPQMEKVIDSIEILDTPEGSPRLTLDDTAALPKNLHINNEDGLINNATVSGTYEENSSDILRRNNNILDNDSAANEMNTMNLKRHANTISTLMMENNVEEHCIEITPNKVRRIDSESHTMATLTILTDDESSNTKLITTSPTIFGGNHHVVDISNEVEPTENSTITMDLSSPKTSIHRPRKQRHEHLLAIPLDEEDSLQYNLNNATVANCYTTNEHLGSSKAGAATTEQLTAANTPAAIKRRGRPKKNAFNNAATAATVTTPAATAMSNDTPSIGAVDTSATDGVSKSRRVELLRKRLAIDMVDAEQPPEKQDSIEGAMDTEASKRDRAVRTGARTSRRSFLPGGAITPASKIKLSNNGEVPIRGRKRSVNALLGGSAAIGSTAPANTTITNSVSDSIMSVLNHYGGSNSSISSAYSSSSMSSATVTTATGAPVNVGVPTSISMATQIDLTMCSSSSSASNGSTTATMTIAGGSNVASSGTISVAVQNQSSSSMLPPATILSSSDPVPDVVFRPNDFSSLMATQQLRAAQCNTSLETDLLRMQTTLDGTKFDKSDDDSTSQGGGAYGSGADISGEDSNTSTISTPVGRGRGGRGRGRGSGRGSGRGSRAHRLGRGASAVAKQIALSRPRCVGGLKHTPDPERMKGLYSPSPQVFEEDTRMSADLSQIQMPLQSEPATPIRQPDFLNNDESQSSVVSTSSILDPNTVAAVQNGSAIKRPKKKKMEVCVAEDAEITVAAIAEYDWPPPKGCCPSKNRDTFMIQEQVALYLGIKSFKRKYPDLPRRQIDMEERNWLQEKGFVSERMCDLGITAVWASDILDIMYTDFYEKYEEYKDFIRQKHLREIEAKQKALGLNVTGRGLQARERALLSASKWNSYFNRSRKEERLACLDLQTLTVNVPLPATAPTTTMVNRSIAEAVTEAAKTENIPEPPTLLRPRITTPPRDVDASYPVALVPGQYSAKYRQYTPSELSCFPLNTVLQNPRLLVERTSQHTQKQAAPPVLDDKKLADQLNVADEKPCTQSTDTKATIDNCTEENTMTGNTLRRSVRSRSAAKANCDDIDAAEEADSATDSAMSTSGSESESESDSDSDSDGCNDDSGSSSEDEGAPPTTCGVCQRAQHRNMRNLPEVFIDCYTCRRKVHPSCIEMPYRMVARVRNYNWQCADCKCCIKCKGNKDQNKMLYCEQCDRGFHIYCLGIKAVPDVRWSCDRCSFCIRCGATKPDGLPQQPNMISPNGEKVKQIKHKKVKWINEYRIDHITKLREHCSMLCVPCGRGKNVKRVQIASPCVSSVTTSAGTSMPQPASPPIATPQKQLVKIPPQTPTTVAGSATAIGNAATAVVSSNASNASSKGAANQPTANKTNAAGTLPPPPPVVA; via the exons ATCCCACAGAACAATTCGTACGCCGCCAGTAGAAGAATCAATCATAACCAAAACTCCGCTCTGGCTCACGTACAGGCCAGTAACCAAAGTGCTGAAGAAGACCAGGAGCAAATTGTCACTTCGACTTCGTGTGAGACGCATATAAGCGCTACCGGTCATTTGCCGCGTCTGGAGGCATTGATCACATCGCCGGCGCGCATCACCAGCTCCACCGGGAATGACTGCAGCTCCTCACCGCAGCGTGTGTTGTCCACGACGTGCAGCAGTAGCAGCAGTGGTGGTAGCGGCAGTGGCCGACAATCTACGCATAATCGCGGCGACATAACAACGGATGCCTCCAGCGAGGATGAATCCCAATCGCCACATCAATCGACGCAATCCTCTTTCATTGGCCGAAGTTTAGTGAAACCGGGTGCACGTGCGGTCCAGGCATTTGTTCGCGCAATACCCACTGCGTTGGACTCGGTGATGCCGACAACTTCTGCTGCAGCGGCGACACGTTCAGCAGGCGCTCGAAGTGTGGATACGGAACTGATGCGCGCAGTATATTCTGCgagcagcaacaataataacaaaattagtATTAGTAATATAAGTAACGGTTGTTTAGAGCATAGGAACGGCGACAGCGACAATACGAACATGGTTGCGCGCGAACAGTCAACCACCACCGTGGCCTCAAGCGGCGACACCAATGCTGTTGGTCATGCAACGAGTGTGGCGACTGGCAGTGGGCAAGGTCAAACAATGCAAACCGAGCACAACACCGAAACACACAAGATCATACTGAAATTACCCAAATCAAATGCTACGAGCGTTAATACACGCTCCAGTGAATCTCATAGCAATACCGATACGTTGAGTGGCTGTGACGGCATTGCCGGCTACAGTGGAGCTGAATCGGCACGCAAAGTCGAGCCactcaaaattaatttacatgCTCACAACAGCAGTAGCAGTACGAATATAGTTCCCAAAATCACAATCAAACCGATCGTGAAGAAGCACAACGATGTCGCATCCTCGGATTGTTCATCTTCGGCCGAAGATGAGGCGGTGATTGAGACCTGCAGCGCACGGGTCGGCGCACAAATACCGAAATTGACCATAAAGGGGTCAACAGTCGTCGGTGGCTGTAGCGATGAACCACATATTGTTCCCAAATTGACAATACGTTCTGCCAATGACAGCTCAGACAGCTCAGTAGTGCCCAAGTTGACAATCAAGATGTCCGATTCGCAAAGCAATTTGCATAACAATAGCAGCATCAGCCAATTGTCACCAGCCACTTCGGGGGTGCACAGTGCCGTTACAGCAAAATCACTGACGGACCACTCACCCCCGCCACTGCCAAAGCTCACCATAAAAACATCGCTGGACGGGACGAGCGAGTCAATAATGTCAACGATATCGCCGGCATCCTCATCTTCGTCATCGTCGAGCACATCCTCGTCCACAGGTTTGCCGTCCCTATCTTCTGGCACCGCCTCGTGCAGTGTATCAAATGCTACCGCCTGTTCTGTGCCTAAGTTGACTATAAAAGCATTGCCGCCCAAGCATGAGGAGCTGGTGCCAAAGTTGACAATCAAAACAAGTGCAGCTGGCGCTTGTGTGAGAACATCAGCGGCCAACGCTCCTACAGATACAAATACTGAGGTTATTGAAGCTGGCAGTTGTAGCAGTAAAATACCCAAACTAACGATCAAAACCGGTCAGGAACACGCGGTGATTATAACGCAACACAACGACACCTCCAACGCGCAAGTCATACCAAAGTTGACGATCAAAACTAAATCATTGGATGCGGAAGAGTCGCTCAGCGACCTAAGCGAGGACCCGGCACCGCCTCCGGAGAAGATACCCAAGATTACAATAAAGACGCATGAACCAGCACCGGAGGCTACGACCCCCAAATTCTGCATTAAGACCATGCAACAGCAAACGGAAGCGGAACACACACACTCCATTCCCAAGCTGACCATATCTATGGCAAATTTGGAAGGCGGATCAGCACCCCAATCACCTAAACAGTCGCCACTTGTGGTGCGGCAGTTGTCGAGCAGCTCACGCATGCCAGAGTCGCCGGAAAGGCTGCCAAAGCTAATGATATCTCGCCAGGATACCAAAGGAGGGAACTGTGATGCATCTGTAGAAAAAGTCGTACCCAAGCTGACCATTAAAACCAATAGCCAGGACGGTGGCGGCAACGAATGTAAGGAGAAAATTCCCAAATTGACCATCAAATCGATACCCAACGTAGAGCAGCAATCCTCAGAGGAGAGTGATGAATGTATGAGTGGCGAATCTTCGCCACCATTGTCCTCAGCAGAGGACGCAGCCACTAACAAAGTGGTGCCCAAGCTAACCATTAAAAATCTTTCTTCGCCAACCTTGCGAATGAAAGCTGTGCTGGAGGATAAAACGCAACGTAATGTGTCAAAAAAGTGTGGAAAATCCAGCGAGCTAAAAAACATCGCCGTCGCCGACATAAACGCCACAGCCGGTTGCGGCGTGACGCAAAGGTCGCTGGATACCCAACCAAGTAGGGAGAATATTGCTCACGAACAGTTAGTTAACGGTTTCGAATCTAGTAGCAGTCAAGAGTTCTGCGGTTTCAACAACGACAACACAGCGTTTGCTGAGGAGGATATACAGGAGCCGCGACGCAACTCTGACGACATGGACATCGATGAGGGTTTGCAAAACCACGACCCACAggtattcaataatatttttcatgttAGCAATGGTGACTCGCTACGCATGGATAATACCGAAGAAACGGAGCTAATGCAACCGCCGATGTCAGGTGACGACCTATCCAACGTAGTGGACACTGTCGATTTGACATCCTCGCCATCACCGGGTTCGTCGCCTGCACATTTCACTTACACCGACGCTGATCCGCAAGTAAACGATGCGCAGCAACCGCCGCAAGCCACCATATTAATGGAGCGTCTACAACGTGAAATGAGCGTAATACAGACGGCGCCGCCGTTGGATAACAGGCTTCTGCTTAACCAATTGAATTCGCCGCTTAATGCTAGCAAATACGGTGCTCCACCGCCTCTGCAGCCGAAACCatcacaaacacaacaacacgtCCACCAGCAACAGTCACAGGTTCAAAAACAACCACATCTGCCACAACAAATAAGCAATAGCATGAAATATCCGCAACTGACAGAACGGCTAATGGCTAATGGAGCACGAGTCcaccaaaattcaaacataatGCACACAGTCGGCAATGCTGCGGCGCCAATGAATAACACAGCGCTGACAAATCAGTTGGCACCGCAAATGGAAAAGGTAATAGATTCCATTGAGATACTGGACACGCCTGAAGGTAGTCCGCGTTTGACGCTGGACGATACCGCTGCGTTGCCCAAAAATCTTCACATAAACAACGAAGATGGTTTGATAAATAATGCCACGGTCAGTGGAACTTATGAGGAGAACAGCTCCGATATACTGAGACGCAACAACAATATCTTGGATAATGATTCCGCAGCAAATGAAATGAATACTATGAACTTGAAGAGACATGCGAACACAATATCCACTTTGATGATGGAAAACAATGTAGAGGAGCACTGTATTGAG ATCACACCAAACAAAGTTCGTCGCATTGATAGTGAATCCCACACGATGGCTACACTGACCATTCTAACGGACGATGAGTCATCTAACACGAAATTGATCACAACGTCGCCCACCATCTTCGGAGGCAATCATCATGTTGTGGACATCAGCAACGAAGTGGAACCAACCGAGAACTCCACCATCACAATGGATCTCTCCTCTCCGAAGACTTCGATTCATCGTCCGCGCAAACAACGGCATGAACATCTATTGGCAATACCCCTGGACGAAGAGGACTCGCTGCAGTACAACCTGAATAACGCCACAGTCGCCAATTGTTACACAACGAATGAACATTTAGGGTCGTCGAAAGCGGGAGCTGCAACCACAGAGCAATTGACTGCAGCGAACACACCTGCCGCCATCAAGAGACGCGGTCGTCCAAAAAAGAATGCTTTCAATAATGCTGCGACAGCTGCAACTGTGACAACGCCCGCAGCCACTGCCATGTCAAATGACACACCCAGTATTGGTGCTGTCGACACTTCAGCCACTGATGGCGTGTCGAAGTCTCGCCGTGTGGAGCTGTTACGCAAACGTCTCGCTATCGATATGGTGGACGCCGAGCAACCACCAGAGAAACAAGACAGCATAGAAGGGGCAATGGATACGGAAGCGTCGAAGCGAGATCGTGCAGTGCGTACTGGAGCAAGAACTTCTCGGCGTTCGTTTTTACCAGGTGGCGCTATTACGCCAGCATCGAAGATCAAGTTAAGTAACAATGGCGAGGTACCTATAAGGGGTCGTAAGCGTTCAGTGAACGCCTTGTTGGGCGGCAGCGCTGCTATTGGTTCAACAGCACCAGCAAACACCACAATCACCAATTCAGTGTCTGATAGCATTATGTCCGTCCTTAATCACTACGGTGGTTCTAATTCCAGCATCTCTTCTGCCTACTCCAGCAGCTCCATGAGCTCTGCCACTGTGACAACAGCTACTGGCGCCCCAGTGAACGTCGGCGTGCCTACTTCCATTTCGATGGCGACACAAATTGACTTGACCATGTGTTCATCCTCGTCGTCAGCAAGTAATGGCAGCACAACCGCCACTATGACCATAGCTGGCGGCAGTAATGTCGCTAGCAGCGGAACAATAAGTGTCGCAGTACAAAATCAAAGCAGCAGTTCAATGCTGCCACCTGCCACCATACTTTCCTCGTCGGATCCCGTGCCGGATGTGGTCTTCAGACCAAACGATTTCTCTTCGCTTATGGCAACTCAACAGCTGCGGGCAGCGCAGTGTAACACTAGCTTGGAAACGGATCTGTTGCGTATGCAGACAACACTGGACGGCACCAAATTCGATAAAAGCGACGATGACTCAACCAGTCAAGGTGGCGGCGCGTACGGCAGCGGTGCGGATATATCTGGAG AAGACTCTAATACGAGTACAATTTCCACACCCGTTGGTCGCGGTCGAGGTGGACGTGGTCGAGGACGTGGCTCTGGACGTGGTAGCGGCCGCGGCAGTCGCGCTCATCGCTTGGGCCGTGGCGCCAGTGCTGTTGCCAAACAAATTGCGCTCAGTCGACCACGCTGTGTCGGCGGCCTAAAGCATACCCCCGATCCAGAGCGAATGAAAGGCCTCTATAGTCCG TCCCCTCAAGTATTTGAAGAGGATACCCGTATGAGCGCTGATTTAAGTCAGATTCAAATGCCGCTGCAATCGGAACCAGCAACGCCTATAAg GCAACCTGATTTTCTTAATAATGACGAGTCTCAGTCCTCCGTGGTTAGTACGAGCAGCATTTTGGATCCCAACACTGTGGCCGCTGTACAAAATGGCAGCGCTATTAAACGtccaaagaagaagaaaatggaAGTTTGCGTTGCTGAAGA CGCCGAAATTACAGTTGCAGCTATCGCTGAGTATGACTGGCCGCCTCCGAAGGGCTGTTGTCCATCGAAAAATCGCGACACTTTTATGATTCAAGAGCAGGTCGCCTTGTATTTGGGCATTAAAAGCTTCAAGCGGAAATATCCTGATCTGCCGCGTCGCCAAATCGACATGGAGGAGCGCAATTGGCTGCAAGAGAAGGGTTTCGTGTCGGAGCGTATGTGCGACTTGGGCATCACAGCCGTTTGGGCATCGGACATACTCGACATTATGTATACCGACTTCTATGAGAAATACGAGGAGTACAAGGATTTCATCAGGCAAAAGCATTTGCGCGAAATCGAGGCAAAACAGAAAGCACTAGGTCTCAACGTCACTGGCCGTGGACTGCAAGCGCGTGAACGTGCATTGCTTTCGGCCAGTAAATGGAATTCCTACTTCAATAGAAG CCGCAAGGAGGAACGTTTAGCATGTCTGGACTTGCAGACGTTAACGGTGAATGTGCCATTGCCTGCAACAGCACCCACTACAACAATGGTGAATCGCTCAATTGCCGAGGCAGTGACAGAGGCCGCTAAAACCGAGAACATACCTGAGCCACCAACACTGTTGCGACCGCGCATTACTACACCGCCACGTGACGTGGACGCCAGCTACCCAGTAGCTTTAGTGCCGGGTCAGTATAGCGCGAAATACCGCCAGTACACGCCATCAGAGTtgag tTGCTTCCCGCTTAATACGGTGCTGCAGAACCCACGTTTGCTGGTTGAACGTACGTCACAACACACACAAAAGCAAGCGGCACCTCCAGTGTTAGATGACAAGAAGTTAGCAGACCAGCTCAATGTCGCAGATGAAAAACCTTGCACCCAATCAACGGACACAAAAGCCACAATCGACAATTGCACCGAGGAGAACACAATGACAGGCAACACTCTGCGTCGCAGCGTGCGCTCACGTTCTGCCGCTAAAGCTAATTGTGACGACATCGATGCAGCAGAAGAAGCCGATAGTGCAACAGACTCGGCTATGTCCACTTCGGGCAGTGAAAGTGAAAGCGAATCG GACTCGGATAGCGACTCCGATGGCTGCAACGATGATTCCGGCTCGTCATCGGAGGATGAAGGTGCTCCTCCCACCACGTGCGGCGTGTGCCAGCGTGCACAGCATCGCAATATGAGAAACCTGCCCGAGGTCTTCATAGATTGCTATACATGCCGACGCAAAG TCCACCCGAGCTGCATTGAGATGCCTTATCGCATGGTGGCGCGCGTGCGCAACTACAATTGGCAATGCGCCGACTGCAAGTGCTGCATCAAATGCAAAGGTAACAAGGATCAGAATAAAATGCTGTACTGCGAGCAATGTGATCGCGGCTTCCACATTTACTGCTTGGGTATCAAAGCCGTTCCAGATG TTCGTTGGAGTTGTGATCGTTGTAGCTTTTGTATACGTTGTGGCGCCACAAAACCCGACGGCTTGCCACAGCAACCAAACATGATTTCGCCGAATGGCGAGAAAGTCAAACAGATCAAacacaaaaaagtgaaatggaTTAATGAGTATCGCATAGATCACATTACGAAATTGCGCGAGCATTGCTCCATGCTGTGTGTGCCCTGTGGACGCGGCAAGAACGTGAAACGCGTACAGATAGCCAGTCCATGCGTCAGCAGCGTAACAACAAGCGCAGGCACTTCTATGCCACAACCAGCATCGCCGCCCATCGCCACGCCACAAAAGCAGCTGGTTAAGATCCCGCCACAAACACCAACAACCGTTGCCGGGAGTGCAACAGCAATTGGCAACGCGGCTACGGCGGTTGTGTCGTCGAATGCGAGCAACGCAAGCAGCAAGGGTGCCGCTAACCAGCCGACAGCGAATAAGACGAACGCAGCCGGTACGCTGCCGCCGCCACCGCCCGTTGTTGCCTGA